The Halictus rubicundus isolate RS-2024b chromosome 3, iyHalRubi1_principal, whole genome shotgun sequence genome includes a region encoding these proteins:
- the LOC143352762 gene encoding piggyBac transposable element-derived protein 4 — MGLMKLPAICLYWSHDPVYMQTFPKKIMSRNRFELLLRMLHFADNRNSNGFNRLFKIQPVIDTLEINFKKYYYPTEEICIDESLIPFSGCIIIRQYLKQKCHKYGTKIFKLHNGSGYTYALRVYTGKTLEKENTTPTKIVMSLCRDLFDKGHTLYTDNWYTSLELAEKLINKNIDLVGTLRSNRRGNPQQVISKKLKRGEIIAKENEQGITILKWKDKCDILVLSTKHSSEMVNVKSRSEHKLRPQIIVDYNRGKAAVDLSNQMNAYNNPLRRSMKWYRKLAFELLLSTTVLNSYILYKDITKKNISITESWKKLAVHLTNCREENIPSGSIATTSKKQRDKYQKQPGKVSAVRKYCKSFHVKM; from the coding sequence ATGGGACTAATGAAACTACCAGCCATATGTTTATATTGGTCCCACGATCCTGTGTATATGCAAACATTTCCGAAAAAAATCATGTCCAGAAACAGATTTGAACTGTTATTGAGAATGCTACATTTTGCAGATAACAGAAACAGTAATGGTTTCAATCGTTTGTTCAAAATACAACCAGTTATAGACACTttggaaataaattttaaaaaatattactatCCAACCGAGGAAATATGTATTGATGAATCCTTGATTCCGTTTAGTGGCTGCATTATAATAAGacaatatttaaaacaaaagtGCCATAAATATGGAACCAAAATATTTAAGTTGCACAATGGATCAGGTTATACGTATGCTCTTCGTGTATATACAGGGAAAactttagaaaaagaaaatactaCGCCCACTAAAATCGTAATGTCTCTTTGCAGAGATTTATTCGATAAGGGACACACACTATACACTGACAACTGGTATACAAGTTTAGAATTAGCGGAAAAATTaatcaataaaaatattgatttagtAGGAACATTACGTTCAAATCGACGAGGAAATCCGCAGCAAGTAATATCGAAAAAATTAAAACGAGGAGAAATCATTGCAAAAGAAAATGAACAAGGAATAACCATTTTAAAATGGAAAGATAAGTGCGACATCCTAGTTCTATCGACAAAGCATTCATCAGAAATGGTGAATGTTAAAAGTCGATCAGAACACAAGTTAAGACCACAAATTATAGTCGACTATAACAGAGGAAAGGCAGCTGTCGACTTATCCAACCAAATGAATGCCTACAATAATCCACTACGCAGATCCATGAAATGGTATAGAAAGCTAGCCTTTGAACTGTTATTGAGTACCACAGTTCTAAATAGTTACATTTTATATAAAGATATCACGAAGAAGAATATCAGTATTACTGAATCCTGGAAAAAATTAGCAGTACACCTTACAAATTGCCGAGAAGAAAACATTCCATCTGGCAGTATTGCAACAACTTCTAAAAAACAACGAGACAAATACCAAAAACAACCTGGAAAAGTCTCTGCAGtgcgaaaatattgtaaatcaTTTCATGTTAAAATGTGA
- the LOC143352764 gene encoding uncharacterized protein LOC143352764, with amino-acid sequence MAVASSAMYNTRTAVPSFMSSNTYYGYVPNFKKENQLNPVLEHEEVSETPVHSPCTYDTAMEIDEDGYDYSMASRYLNNDSVILEASAQTRLKASDQQQQRQEQTAHSYADTLRRRNRKRSNGDHYPVDDPKKFREGGGNYHAHHGARDSKDYGLAKVSYESELLHITTTVNKTIEQQVAVRNKGCCLTAGNHNLLSNTEHLLSSNILKSLENNAEYETALFETHGCSIYHFQRLQMLDNDCTETEF; translated from the exons ATGGCGGTAGCTAGCAGTGCTATGTATAATACGAGAACGGCCGTTCCATCGTTCATGTCGTCAAATACATATTACGGTTACGtgccgaattttaaaaaagagaATCAACTGAATCCTGTATTAGAACACGAGGAAGTTAGTGAAACGCCGGTACACAGTCCCTGTACTTATGATACAGCTATGGAAATTGACGAAGACGGATACGATTATTCTATGGCATCTCGCTATTTGAATAACGATTCCGTGATTCTAGAAGCATCAGCACAAACTCGATTGAAGGCTAGCGATCAGCAACAGCAGCGTCAAGAACAGACGGCCCACAGCTACGCGGATACGCTCCGACGGAGAAACCGGAAACGAAGCAACGGTGATCACTACCCTGTCGACGACCCAAAAAAATTTCGCGAAG GCGGTGGTAACTACCACGCACACCATGGTGCAAGAGATTCAAAGGACTATGGATTGGCCAAGGTGTCTTATGAGTCGGAACTATTGCATATAACTACCACTGTCAACAAAACGATAGAACAACAAGTTGCTGTAAGAAACAAGGGCTGCTGTTTGACAGCAGGTAACCATAATCTCTTAAGTAATACAGAACATTTATTGTCAAGCAATATATTGAAATCGCTTGAAAATAATGCTGAGTATGAAACAGCTTTATTTGAAACACATGGGTGCTCTATTTACCATTTTCAACGACTACAAATGCTTGATAATGATTGCACGGAGACAGAATTTTAA
- the Cmb gene encoding combover isoform X1 — protein sequence MSSGFKDGLRNTGTLPKSNRRNDRNRERSAANQLINNLYQLDWKPVSERKHLRITKNSNTRSVPPVPSTSYQDISEFASYTCGRPYTYSAEEFTHWPKMGPPTDAQTQSPSQFEGRKPSNVDRMPDRSQVEARLNKITECIRVTSTLMDSLVQSADPRAQALNEKLGTMLEDLYDSERKLTRLLEQYDNHEMFFENGENGDENNEFSRENKLRKAEELQRKLSRLMKHQASVVGMQLSVTEKLNEARQAQQALLQDNQNEITTVSPSLPVVNVDQLESAAATLAELQTKKKRMDHIVAELHAMEISDRGSCSFEGSRNCIRDKAAELEAMKAQLAHLTALMDEVTRARECLDTNSDAEPEVDLNGDVASTLNSNEEENGTNITFERQNDVDEKSHENARNVENGPTVEEIQAFTQELRERSALLESTRLRLVQRFKQPSNSTSTTTAPSNSTTVFPIPTPPPSVTTSTSSDKKLDNNSFSEALPIQGKIRQIEDRMRKDSSHSSSVNRDLGGPTDLNSHRSSNSHISSTSTPANVWPPSAVTGGSNEQSVDDVSTENLMDNAQTTAIENGFNGNWWTYPPPPLNQVQHGSSEYYRQLVLGSQAQQLQMMGTTIQQCCQLLWSQQRELQAMRTAINQLQTQLRQTHLQLRSNNSENNDEYSNLSRNAHHLGETLDSTLPPSSSLPNLVSLPNSSPAFSQNATATSANSQHQQQQLNNQVPPGNRANNYWDNFRSYSRQNLLSGNAKTVTDAATGGVTNSTSTGNTMSTVNTSLIKDKRNREQGADNLPLPSLSVAEAQYSLNLQLPSNLQQQERENTVTRSNILTNEVSQQQVDNLWEESHSTFRLPSIVNDEHPLPNSSPELREVLSLLISVNKKQPDYLLTVLREIKNISEDHRLRPRLLRSLRSLQDMQPLNNPLNETTDQTASESCQSSDEDSDIDLVLVVGAENHLLDHLDMPGTSSIDSACVLPLTSTSKPGYNEDLAEADQSRPESSGNKQISNTEEDDDQSQDEAIGPLVSTQTSDCEIDILNILDS from the exons ATGTCGTCTGGCTTTAAAGATGGTCTACGGAATACAGGCACACTTCCAAAAAGCAATAGAAGAAATGATAGAAATAGGGAACGGTCAGCTGCTAATCAATTGATAAACAATTtg TACCAGCTTGACTGGAAACCAGTTAGTGAAAGGAAACATTTAAGGATTACAAAGAATAGTAATACAAGATCAGTTCCACCAGTACCATCAACATCTTATCAAGATATATCTGAATTTG CATCATATACCTGTGGACGGCCATACACTTACAGTGCAGAGGAATTTACACATTGGCCAAAGATGGGTCCACCTACAGATGCTCAAACTCAATCACCTTCACAATTCGAAGGAAGAAAACCTTCTAATGTTGATAGAATG CCTGATAGAAGTCAAGTAGAAGctcgtttaaataaaattacagaATGTATCAGAGTTACATCAACACTAATGGACTCGCTTGTTCAGTCCGCTGATCCT AGAGCACAAGCACTAAACGAGAAATTGGGTACCATGTTGGAGGACCTGTATGATAGTGAAAGAAAGTTAACCAGACTTTTGGAACAATATGATAATCATGAAATGTTCTTTGAG AATGGTGAAAACGGGGATGAAAATAACGAGTTTAGTAGAGAAAATAAACTTCGTAAGGCAGAAGAGTTGCAGAGGAAACTTTCACGGCTAATGAAACATCAAGCTAGTGTGGTTGGAATGCAATTAAGTGTCACAGAGAAACTAAACGAAGCACGCCAAGCTCAGCAAGCTCTCTTACAAGATAATCAAAATGAAATTACTACTGTAAGCCCATCGTTACCCGTTGTGAATGTTGATCAACTGGAATCTGCAGCAGCGACGTTGGCCGAACTTCAAACAAAGAAAAAACGCATGGACCACATTGTTGCAGAATTGCATGCTATGGAAATATCTGACAGGGGTAGCTGT agtTTCGAAGGTTCAAGAAACTGTATAAGGGATAAAGCTGCTGAACTAGAAGCTATGAAGGCACAGCTTGCTCATTTAACAGCATTAATGGATGAAGTGACAAGAGCTCGCGAATGTCTCGATACAAATTCTGATGCTGAACCGGAAGTAGATTTAAACGGCGATGTAGCATCTACTTTAAATTCTAATGAAGAAGAAAATGGAACGAATATTACGTTTGAACGACAAAATGATGTTGACGAAAAAAGTCACGAAAACGCTAGAAACGTAGAAAATGGGCCTACCGTTGAAGAAATTCAG GCTTTTACGCAAGAGTTACGGGAACGATCTGCTTTATTGGAAAGTACTAGGTTAAGATTAGTACAACGATTCAAACAACCATCAAATTCAACATCAACAACAACAGCTCCTTCTAATTCCACAACTGTTTTTCCCATTCCGACTCCTCCCCCATCAGTTACGACATCAACTAGTTCTGATAAAAAATTGGATAACAACAGTTTTTCAGAGGCTTTGCCAATACAAGGAAAAATACGTCAAATCGAGGATCGTATGCGAAAg GATTCATCACATTCATCTAGCGTCAACCGTGATTTAGGAGGACCAACTGATTTAAATAGCCACAGAAGTTCCAATTCTCATATTAGTAGCACAAGCACCCCTGCTAATGTTTGGCCTCCTTCCGCTGTAACAG GAGGTTCCAATGAGCAAAGTGTAGATGATGTATCAACAGAAAATTTAATGGACAACGCTCAGACAACGGCCATTGAGAATGGATTCAATGGGAATTGGTGGACATATCCACCACCTCCATTAAATCAAGTGCAACATG GTTCCTCTGAATATTATCGACAATTAGTGTTAGGATCTCAAGCTCAACAACTTCAGATGATGGGTACTACAATACAACAGTGTTGTCAATTATTATGGTCTCAACAGCGTGAATTACAAGCCATGCGCACAGCTATTAATCAGCTACAAACACAATTGAGACAAACACACTTGCAGCTGCGAAGTAATAACAGTGAAAATAATGATGAATATTCTAATTTAAGTCGTAATGCTCATCACCTTGGTGAAACATTAGATTCTACATTGCCACCAAGTTCGTCTCTACCAAATTTGGTGTCATTACCAAACTCTTCTCCTGCATTCTCTCAGAATGCTACAGCAACTTCTGCTAATTCTCAACATCAACAACAGCAACTGAATAATCAAGTACCGCCTGGAAATAGAGCGAACAACTATTGGGACAATTTTAGAAG TTATTCCAGACAAAACTTGCTCTCAGGGAATGCAAAAACTGTGACTGATGCTGCAACGGGTGGTGTTACAAATTCAACATCCACTGGAAATACTATGTCAACCGTCAATACCTCTCTCAT aaaAGACAAACGCAATCGGGAGCAAGGAGCTGATAATTTGCCTTTACCTTCATTGAGTGTGGCGGAAGCACAATATTCTTTGAATTTGCAATTGCCATCTAATTTGCAACAGCAAGAGAGGGAAAATACTGTGACACGTAGCAATATTTTAACAAATGAGGTATCTCAACAACAGGTTGACAATCTATGGGAAGAGTCACATTCAACATTTCGACTACCATCCATTGTAAATGATGAACATCCACTTCCAAACTCAAG TCCGGAACTGAGGGAAGTCCTAAGTTTACTAATATCAGTAAATAAAAAGCAGCCAGATTATTTACTTACTGTACTAAGAGAAATTAAAAACATAAGTGAAGATCACAGACTACGACCTCGTCTACTGAGATCACTGCGTTCTTTGCAGGATATGCAACCTTTGAACAATCCATTG AATGAAACGACTGACCAAACTGCAAGTGAAAGTTGTCAATCCAGTGACGAAGATTCTGACATAGATCTAGTATTGGTTGTTGGTGCAGAAAATCATTTGTTAGATCATTTAGATATGCCA GGAACATCTTCAATTGATTCTGCGTGCGTTTTGCCTTTAACATCTACCAGTAAACCTGGTTATAATGAAGATTTGGCAGAAGCGGATCAGTCAAGACCTGAATCTTCTGGCAATAAACAG aTCTCCAACACTGAAGAAGATGATGACCAAAGTCAAGACGAAGCAATTGGACCCTTAGTTTCTACTCAAACATCAGATTGTGAAATCGATATCCTTAATATTCTCGATAGTTAA
- the Cmb gene encoding combover isoform X2 — MGPPTDAQTQSPSQFEGRKPSNVDRMPDRSQVEARLNKITECIRVTSTLMDSLVQSADPRAQALNEKLGTMLEDLYDSERKLTRLLEQYDNHEMFFENGENGDENNEFSRENKLRKAEELQRKLSRLMKHQASVVGMQLSVTEKLNEARQAQQALLQDNQNEITTVSPSLPVVNVDQLESAAATLAELQTKKKRMDHIVAELHAMEISDRGSCSFEGSRNCIRDKAAELEAMKAQLAHLTALMDEVTRARECLDTNSDAEPEVDLNGDVASTLNSNEEENGTNITFERQNDVDEKSHENARNVENGPTVEEIQAFTQELRERSALLESTRLRLVQRFKQPSNSTSTTTAPSNSTTVFPIPTPPPSVTTSTSSDKKLDNNSFSEALPIQGKIRQIEDRMRKDSSHSSSVNRDLGGPTDLNSHRSSNSHISSTSTPANVWPPSAVTGGSNEQSVDDVSTENLMDNAQTTAIENGFNGNWWTYPPPPLNQVQHGSSEYYRQLVLGSQAQQLQMMGTTIQQCCQLLWSQQRELQAMRTAINQLQTQLRQTHLQLRSNNSENNDEYSNLSRNAHHLGETLDSTLPPSSSLPNLVSLPNSSPAFSQNATATSANSQHQQQQLNNQVPPGNRANNYWDNFRSYSRQNLLSGNAKTVTDAATGGVTNSTSTGNTMSTVNTSLIKDKRNREQGADNLPLPSLSVAEAQYSLNLQLPSNLQQQERENTVTRSNILTNEVSQQQVDNLWEESHSTFRLPSIVNDEHPLPNSSPELREVLSLLISVNKKQPDYLLTVLREIKNISEDHRLRPRLLRSLRSLQDMQPLNNPLNETTDQTASESCQSSDEDSDIDLVLVVGAENHLLDHLDMPGTSSIDSACVLPLTSTSKPGYNEDLAEADQSRPESSGNKQISNTEEDDDQSQDEAIGPLVSTQTSDCEIDILNILDS; from the exons ATGGGTCCACCTACAGATGCTCAAACTCAATCACCTTCACAATTCGAAGGAAGAAAACCTTCTAATGTTGATAGAATG CCTGATAGAAGTCAAGTAGAAGctcgtttaaataaaattacagaATGTATCAGAGTTACATCAACACTAATGGACTCGCTTGTTCAGTCCGCTGATCCT AGAGCACAAGCACTAAACGAGAAATTGGGTACCATGTTGGAGGACCTGTATGATAGTGAAAGAAAGTTAACCAGACTTTTGGAACAATATGATAATCATGAAATGTTCTTTGAG AATGGTGAAAACGGGGATGAAAATAACGAGTTTAGTAGAGAAAATAAACTTCGTAAGGCAGAAGAGTTGCAGAGGAAACTTTCACGGCTAATGAAACATCAAGCTAGTGTGGTTGGAATGCAATTAAGTGTCACAGAGAAACTAAACGAAGCACGCCAAGCTCAGCAAGCTCTCTTACAAGATAATCAAAATGAAATTACTACTGTAAGCCCATCGTTACCCGTTGTGAATGTTGATCAACTGGAATCTGCAGCAGCGACGTTGGCCGAACTTCAAACAAAGAAAAAACGCATGGACCACATTGTTGCAGAATTGCATGCTATGGAAATATCTGACAGGGGTAGCTGT agtTTCGAAGGTTCAAGAAACTGTATAAGGGATAAAGCTGCTGAACTAGAAGCTATGAAGGCACAGCTTGCTCATTTAACAGCATTAATGGATGAAGTGACAAGAGCTCGCGAATGTCTCGATACAAATTCTGATGCTGAACCGGAAGTAGATTTAAACGGCGATGTAGCATCTACTTTAAATTCTAATGAAGAAGAAAATGGAACGAATATTACGTTTGAACGACAAAATGATGTTGACGAAAAAAGTCACGAAAACGCTAGAAACGTAGAAAATGGGCCTACCGTTGAAGAAATTCAG GCTTTTACGCAAGAGTTACGGGAACGATCTGCTTTATTGGAAAGTACTAGGTTAAGATTAGTACAACGATTCAAACAACCATCAAATTCAACATCAACAACAACAGCTCCTTCTAATTCCACAACTGTTTTTCCCATTCCGACTCCTCCCCCATCAGTTACGACATCAACTAGTTCTGATAAAAAATTGGATAACAACAGTTTTTCAGAGGCTTTGCCAATACAAGGAAAAATACGTCAAATCGAGGATCGTATGCGAAAg GATTCATCACATTCATCTAGCGTCAACCGTGATTTAGGAGGACCAACTGATTTAAATAGCCACAGAAGTTCCAATTCTCATATTAGTAGCACAAGCACCCCTGCTAATGTTTGGCCTCCTTCCGCTGTAACAG GAGGTTCCAATGAGCAAAGTGTAGATGATGTATCAACAGAAAATTTAATGGACAACGCTCAGACAACGGCCATTGAGAATGGATTCAATGGGAATTGGTGGACATATCCACCACCTCCATTAAATCAAGTGCAACATG GTTCCTCTGAATATTATCGACAATTAGTGTTAGGATCTCAAGCTCAACAACTTCAGATGATGGGTACTACAATACAACAGTGTTGTCAATTATTATGGTCTCAACAGCGTGAATTACAAGCCATGCGCACAGCTATTAATCAGCTACAAACACAATTGAGACAAACACACTTGCAGCTGCGAAGTAATAACAGTGAAAATAATGATGAATATTCTAATTTAAGTCGTAATGCTCATCACCTTGGTGAAACATTAGATTCTACATTGCCACCAAGTTCGTCTCTACCAAATTTGGTGTCATTACCAAACTCTTCTCCTGCATTCTCTCAGAATGCTACAGCAACTTCTGCTAATTCTCAACATCAACAACAGCAACTGAATAATCAAGTACCGCCTGGAAATAGAGCGAACAACTATTGGGACAATTTTAGAAG TTATTCCAGACAAAACTTGCTCTCAGGGAATGCAAAAACTGTGACTGATGCTGCAACGGGTGGTGTTACAAATTCAACATCCACTGGAAATACTATGTCAACCGTCAATACCTCTCTCAT aaaAGACAAACGCAATCGGGAGCAAGGAGCTGATAATTTGCCTTTACCTTCATTGAGTGTGGCGGAAGCACAATATTCTTTGAATTTGCAATTGCCATCTAATTTGCAACAGCAAGAGAGGGAAAATACTGTGACACGTAGCAATATTTTAACAAATGAGGTATCTCAACAACAGGTTGACAATCTATGGGAAGAGTCACATTCAACATTTCGACTACCATCCATTGTAAATGATGAACATCCACTTCCAAACTCAAG TCCGGAACTGAGGGAAGTCCTAAGTTTACTAATATCAGTAAATAAAAAGCAGCCAGATTATTTACTTACTGTACTAAGAGAAATTAAAAACATAAGTGAAGATCACAGACTACGACCTCGTCTACTGAGATCACTGCGTTCTTTGCAGGATATGCAACCTTTGAACAATCCATTG AATGAAACGACTGACCAAACTGCAAGTGAAAGTTGTCAATCCAGTGACGAAGATTCTGACATAGATCTAGTATTGGTTGTTGGTGCAGAAAATCATTTGTTAGATCATTTAGATATGCCA GGAACATCTTCAATTGATTCTGCGTGCGTTTTGCCTTTAACATCTACCAGTAAACCTGGTTATAATGAAGATTTGGCAGAAGCGGATCAGTCAAGACCTGAATCTTCTGGCAATAAACAG aTCTCCAACACTGAAGAAGATGATGACCAAAGTCAAGACGAAGCAATTGGACCCTTAGTTTCTACTCAAACATCAGATTGTGAAATCGATATCCTTAATATTCTCGATAGTTAA